The following are from one region of the Bacillus methanolicus MGA3 genome:
- the noc gene encoding nucleoid occlusion protein → MKRSFSRFFGLGEKDQQDDIEIPAEQAETDHTEEIKKIPIEDIVPNRFQPRTVFDDEKIEELARTIHTHGIIQPIVVREFGNNQFEIIAGERRWRAMKKLGWDEVPAIIKNLNDTETASMALIENLQREELSPIEEAIAYGKLLELHNLTQEALAQRLGKGQSTVANKLRLLKLPNEVQEALLNKIITERHARSLIPLKDPEKQVKLLQEIIEKNLNVKQTEERVAKMLEQTEKKPQPKRKVFSKDMRIAVNTIRQSLSMVSESGITLDSEEEEFEDYYQFTIRIPKKK, encoded by the coding sequence ATGAAGCGTTCTTTTTCACGCTTTTTTGGCCTAGGCGAAAAGGATCAACAAGATGATATAGAAATTCCGGCTGAACAAGCCGAAACCGATCATACGGAAGAAATAAAGAAGATACCAATCGAAGATATCGTTCCGAATCGCTTTCAGCCAAGGACGGTATTTGACGATGAGAAAATAGAAGAATTGGCACGGACGATTCATACACATGGCATTATTCAGCCGATCGTAGTCAGAGAGTTTGGAAATAACCAGTTTGAAATTATCGCAGGCGAGCGGCGCTGGCGAGCAATGAAAAAGCTTGGCTGGGATGAAGTTCCTGCGATTATTAAAAACCTTAATGATACGGAAACCGCCTCAATGGCGCTGATTGAAAATTTACAGAGGGAAGAACTTTCCCCAATTGAAGAAGCTATTGCATACGGGAAATTGCTTGAGCTTCATAATTTAACGCAGGAAGCTTTGGCACAACGGCTGGGAAAAGGGCAATCCACAGTTGCGAATAAGCTCCGCCTTCTTAAACTTCCAAATGAAGTCCAGGAAGCACTTTTGAATAAAATAATTACCGAACGGCATGCCCGTTCTCTTATACCATTGAAAGATCCAGAAAAACAAGTAAAATTACTTCAGGAAATTATTGAGAAAAATTTAAATGTGAAACAAACTGAAGAACGGGTTGCAAAAATGCTTGAACAAACTGAAAAAAAGCCTCAGCCAAAAAGAAAAGTATTCAGCAAAGATATGAGAATTGCGGTTAATACGATTCGCCAATCTTTATCAATGGTGTCAGAAAGCGGTATTACTCTTGACTCAGAAGAGGAAGAATTTGAAGATTATTACCAGTTCACAATTCGCATTCCAAAAAAGAAATAG